A genomic region of Tsukamurella pulmonis contains the following coding sequences:
- a CDS encoding replication-associated recombination protein A, with amino-acid sequence MTGSLFGDDGDLGAPPEAPSARGPVEFVPTHAGTPLAVRMRPRDLDEVLGQEHLLGPGTPLRRLIDGAGAASVILYGPPGTGKTTIASLISGATGRRFEALSALSAGVKDVRAVIELARRRLLVDEQTVLFIDEVHRFSKAQQDALLAAVENRVVLLVAATTENPSFSVVSPLLSRSLILQLRPLEPPHISELIDRALTDPRGYDGALTIADEAREHLVRLAGGDARRSLTALEAAADVTLGEGGDEITLEAVESSIDTAAVRYDRAGDQHYDVISAFIKSIRGSDVDAALHYLARMISAGEDPRFIARRLVVHASEDIGMADPQALLVATAAAQAVQLIGMPEARLALAQATIHLASAPKSDGVVAAIGAAMGDVAAGKAGPVPPHLRDGHYAGAEKLGNAQGYVYPHHVPGGVAAQQYPPDDLVGVDYYSPTDHGFEREIGPRVTRLRGILRRR; translated from the coding sequence GTGACCGGTTCCCTGTTCGGCGACGACGGGGATCTCGGAGCGCCACCCGAAGCACCGTCGGCCCGCGGGCCGGTCGAGTTCGTCCCCACCCACGCGGGCACCCCGCTCGCCGTGCGCATGCGCCCCCGCGACCTCGACGAGGTCCTCGGCCAGGAGCACCTGCTCGGACCGGGCACCCCGCTGCGCCGCCTGATCGACGGTGCCGGCGCGGCGAGCGTGATCCTCTACGGCCCGCCCGGCACCGGGAAGACGACGATCGCCTCGCTCATCTCCGGCGCGACGGGACGCCGGTTCGAGGCGCTGTCCGCGCTCTCCGCGGGCGTGAAGGACGTGCGCGCCGTCATCGAGCTGGCGCGCCGGCGTCTGCTCGTCGACGAGCAGACGGTCCTGTTCATCGACGAGGTGCACCGGTTCTCCAAGGCACAGCAGGACGCCCTGCTCGCGGCCGTCGAGAACCGGGTCGTGCTGCTCGTCGCGGCCACCACGGAGAACCCCAGCTTCTCCGTGGTCTCGCCGCTGCTCTCGCGGTCTCTGATCCTGCAGTTGCGGCCGCTCGAGCCCCCGCACATCTCCGAGCTCATCGATCGCGCCCTGACCGACCCGCGGGGGTACGACGGTGCGCTCACCATCGCCGACGAGGCCCGCGAGCACCTGGTGCGCCTCGCCGGCGGCGACGCCCGGCGCTCGCTGACCGCACTCGAAGCCGCCGCCGACGTGACGTTGGGGGAGGGCGGCGACGAGATCACCCTCGAGGCGGTCGAGTCGTCGATCGACACCGCAGCCGTGCGCTACGACCGCGCGGGCGATCAGCACTACGACGTGATCAGCGCCTTCATCAAGTCGATCCGCGGTTCGGACGTCGACGCGGCGCTGCACTACCTGGCCCGGATGATCTCGGCGGGCGAGGACCCGCGGTTCATCGCGCGACGTCTCGTGGTGCACGCCTCCGAGGACATCGGCATGGCCGACCCGCAGGCGCTGCTCGTCGCGACGGCCGCCGCGCAGGCCGTCCAGTTGATCGGCATGCCCGAGGCGCGGCTCGCGCTGGCGCAGGCCACGATCCACCTCGCGTCGGCGCCGAAGTCCGACGGGGTCGTCGCCGCCATCGGCGCCGCGATGGGCGACGTGGCGGCGGGCAAGGCGGGCCCGGTGCCGCCGCACCTGCGCGACGGGCACTACGCGGGCGCCGAGAAGCTCGGCAACGCGCAGGGCTACGTCTATCCGCACCACGTCCCCGGCGGCGTCGCCGCGCAGCAGTACCCGCCCGACGATCTGGTGGGCGTCGACTACTACAGCCCCACCGACCACGGCTTCGAGCGCGAGATCGGCCCGCGGGTCACGCGGTTGCGCGGGATACTCCGGCGGCGGTAG
- the alaS gene encoding alanine--tRNA ligase encodes MQTHEIRKRFTDHFVKAGHTQVPSASLVLNDPNQLFVIAGMVPFVPFFLGQQTPPYDRATSIQKCVRTLDIEEVGITTRHNTFFQMAGNFSFGDYFKRDAIRFAWSLLTNPVDEGGFGMDPERLWSTVYLDDDEARDLWLEVGQVPERIQRRGMKDNYWSMGIPGPAGPCSEIFYDRGPEYGAPGGPEADEDRYIEIWNLVFMQNERGQGGGKENFEILGELPKKNIDTGMGVERVAFLLQGVDNVYDTDLLRPVIDRAQELTGQRYNAGDAEHDRLFRVIADHTRTAVMLIEDGVNPGNDGRGYVLRRLLRRVVRSARLLGATGETMGVFVDTVIATMSPSYPSLADDAQRIRTVATGEEQAFLKTLEQGTTLFGNAVDSTKSSGKTELSGDDAFTLHDTYGFPIDLTLEMASEAGLTVDEDGFRALMAEQRQRAKDDANSRKSALADLSVFREFLDRGPTEFTGFDELVSDAQVLGLVRDGVRVPVVKQGEDVEIVLDRSPLYAEAGGQLADIGTITTAAGAQIVVTDVQRVAKTLWRHQGTVASGEVFEGDTVTVAVDEGHRHGSTQGHSGTHLVHAALRQVLGPNAVQAGSLNKPGYLRFDFRWSGGLSDDQRSDIERVTNEAVQADYAVHTDVTDLETAKRRGAMALFGENYGDRVRVVEIGGPFSMELCGGTHVASSGLVGPVTVLGESSVGSGVRRVEAYVGLDSQKYLAKEHALVSALSSSLKVPSEEVPARVESLVTRLKDAEKELEKLRAQAALSALAELASSPERVGAVRLVAAKAPQGVTAGDLRGLVTQLKGRLGAEPAVIALFAVDGEKVPFVVAANDAAQDLGVKAGDVVKAAAPSVGGRGGGKADMAQGAGSDASGVDGALSAVRSEVARTVGA; translated from the coding sequence GTGCAGACCCATGAGATTCGGAAGCGGTTCACGGACCACTTCGTCAAGGCCGGACACACCCAGGTGCCGAGTGCCTCGCTGGTCCTCAACGACCCGAATCAGCTGTTCGTCATCGCGGGCATGGTGCCCTTCGTCCCCTTCTTCCTGGGCCAGCAGACCCCGCCCTACGATCGCGCCACGTCGATCCAGAAGTGCGTGCGCACGCTCGACATCGAAGAGGTCGGCATCACCACGCGGCACAACACCTTCTTCCAGATGGCGGGCAACTTCAGTTTCGGCGACTACTTCAAGCGCGATGCGATCCGCTTCGCCTGGTCCCTGCTGACGAACCCCGTCGACGAGGGCGGCTTCGGGATGGATCCCGAGCGCCTGTGGTCGACCGTCTACCTCGACGACGACGAGGCCCGCGACCTGTGGCTCGAGGTCGGCCAGGTGCCCGAGCGCATCCAGCGCCGCGGCATGAAGGACAACTACTGGTCGATGGGAATCCCCGGCCCGGCCGGACCCTGCTCGGAGATCTTCTACGACCGCGGCCCCGAGTACGGCGCCCCGGGCGGCCCCGAGGCCGACGAGGACCGCTACATCGAGATCTGGAACCTCGTCTTCATGCAGAACGAGCGCGGCCAGGGCGGTGGCAAGGAGAACTTCGAGATCCTCGGGGAACTCCCGAAGAAGAACATCGACACCGGCATGGGTGTCGAGCGCGTCGCCTTCCTGCTGCAGGGCGTCGACAACGTCTACGACACCGACCTGCTGCGCCCGGTGATCGACCGCGCGCAGGAGCTCACCGGCCAGCGCTACAACGCCGGCGACGCCGAGCACGACCGCCTCTTCCGCGTCATCGCCGACCACACCCGCACGGCCGTCATGCTCATCGAAGACGGCGTCAACCCGGGCAACGACGGCCGCGGCTACGTACTGCGCCGGCTGCTGCGCCGCGTCGTCCGCTCGGCCCGCCTGCTCGGCGCCACGGGCGAGACGATGGGCGTCTTCGTCGACACCGTCATCGCGACCATGTCGCCGTCCTACCCCTCGCTCGCCGACGACGCGCAGCGCATCCGCACCGTCGCCACCGGCGAGGAGCAGGCCTTCCTCAAGACGCTCGAGCAGGGCACGACGCTCTTCGGCAACGCCGTCGACTCCACCAAGTCGTCGGGGAAGACGGAGCTCTCGGGCGACGACGCCTTCACCCTGCACGACACCTACGGCTTCCCGATCGACCTCACGCTCGAGATGGCCTCCGAGGCCGGGCTCACCGTCGACGAGGACGGCTTCCGCGCACTCATGGCCGAGCAGCGCCAGCGCGCCAAGGACGATGCGAACTCCCGCAAGTCGGCGCTCGCCGATCTGTCGGTGTTCCGCGAGTTCCTCGATCGCGGCCCCACCGAGTTCACCGGCTTCGACGAGCTGGTCTCCGACGCCCAGGTGCTCGGGCTGGTCCGCGACGGCGTCCGCGTGCCCGTGGTGAAGCAGGGCGAGGACGTGGAGATCGTGCTCGACCGCAGCCCGCTCTACGCGGAGGCCGGCGGCCAGCTCGCCGACATCGGCACCATCACCACCGCCGCCGGCGCGCAGATCGTGGTCACCGACGTGCAGCGCGTCGCCAAGACGCTGTGGCGCCACCAGGGCACCGTCGCCTCCGGTGAGGTCTTCGAGGGCGACACCGTGACCGTCGCCGTCGACGAGGGGCACCGCCACGGCAGCACCCAGGGGCATTCCGGCACCCACCTCGTGCACGCCGCGCTGCGCCAGGTGCTCGGCCCCAACGCCGTGCAGGCCGGCTCTCTCAACAAGCCGGGCTATCTGCGCTTCGACTTCCGCTGGTCGGGCGGCCTGAGCGACGATCAGCGCAGCGACATCGAGCGGGTCACCAACGAGGCCGTGCAGGCCGACTACGCGGTGCACACCGACGTCACCGACCTGGAGACCGCCAAGCGGCGCGGCGCGATGGCGCTGTTCGGCGAGAACTACGGCGATCGCGTGCGCGTCGTCGAGATCGGCGGGCCGTTCTCGATGGAACTGTGCGGCGGCACCCACGTCGCCAGTTCCGGCCTCGTCGGTCCCGTCACCGTGCTCGGTGAGAGCTCCGTCGGCTCGGGCGTGCGCCGCGTGGAGGCCTACGTCGGCCTCGATTCGCAGAAGTACCTCGCCAAGGAGCACGCACTCGTCTCCGCGCTGTCCAGCTCCCTCAAGGTGCCGTCGGAGGAGGTGCCGGCGCGTGTCGAGTCGCTGGTCACCCGCCTCAAGGACGCCGAGAAGGAGCTCGAGAAGCTGCGCGCGCAGGCCGCGCTCTCAGCGCTCGCCGAGCTCGCCTCGAGCCCCGAGCGGGTCGGCGCCGTCCGGCTCGTCGCGGCGAAGGCGCCGCAGGGCGTCACCGCCGGCGATCTGCGCGGCCTGGTCACCCAGCTCAAGGGCCGCCTCGGCGCGGAGCCCGCCGTCATCGCCCTCTTCGCCGTCGACGGCGAGAAGGTGCCGTTCGTGGTGGCCGCCAACGACGCCGCGCAGGATCTGGGTGTCAAGGCGGGTGACGTCGTCAAGGCCGCCGCCCCGTCGGTGGGCGGCCGCGGCGGCGGCAAGGCCGACATGGCGCAGGGAGCGGGATCGGACGCCTCCGGTGTCGACGGTGCGCTCTCGGCGGTCCGGTCCGAGGTCGCGCGGACGGTCGGCGCCTGA
- the ruvX gene encoding Holliday junction resolvase RuvX encodes MSGADAAWERGRRLALDVGKARIGVAVSDPDGILATPVETVRAAKDGSDLRRIAQLVVDYEPVEIVIGLPRTLRGERGSSAKMAEGFARRLAGVLGAANATPPRVCFFDERFTTVTAQRALRENGVRAKEQRAVIDQAAAVAILQGWLDERRPVPGHEEVDE; translated from the coding sequence GTGAGCGGAGCGGACGCCGCCTGGGAGCGGGGCCGGCGGCTGGCGCTCGACGTGGGCAAGGCCCGCATCGGCGTGGCCGTCTCGGATCCCGACGGGATCCTGGCGACGCCCGTCGAGACGGTGCGCGCCGCCAAGGACGGCTCGGACCTGCGGCGGATCGCGCAGTTGGTCGTCGACTACGAGCCGGTGGAGATCGTCATCGGGTTGCCGCGGACCCTGCGTGGCGAGCGCGGCTCGTCGGCGAAGATGGCGGAGGGCTTCGCCCGGCGGCTCGCCGGTGTTCTCGGTGCGGCGAACGCAACGCCACCACGGGTATGTTTTTTCGATGAGCGCTTCACCACCGTCACCGCGCAGCGGGCGCTGCGCGAGAACGGGGTGCGGGCGAAGGAGCAGCGAGCGGTGATCGATCAAGCCGCTGCGGTGGCCATCCTGCAGGGGTGGCTCGATGAGCGTAGGCCGGTGCCCGGCCACGAGGAGGTCGACGAGTGA